atttTTAGTAGCATAAGGAAAGTTTtatgttttaagattttatacaaaatagttttaaaattacaaataaaaattctcgcatcttttttatttttctgtaaagtaactaaaatttaatataatttcttttaaaaaacaggTAAAATCAGCACCACCGTTGCCCGCAAGACGGCCACCTCCATTTGCACCCTGATCCCTGGAGTTTGTCTACTGGTTCTGTGCTACATTGGATGCCGTCACTACGAAGCGGTGGCCGTCATGTCCGTTGGCATCGTGGCCATGGGTTCCATGTTCTCCGGCTTCCTGTCCAATCACATCGATATTGCCCCGAATTTTGCCGGTACTTTGGTGGCTCTGACCAACACGGCGGCTACTTTGCCTGGTATTATAGTGCCCCTCTTCGTGGGATTCGTTACCAAGGGAAATGTAAGTTAACTTGCGTCACTTATGTTCCCCCCTTTTAATTAGTTTCTTGAATTTTCCAGCAAAACATTGGAGCCTGGCGCATCATCTTCGGAGTGACCATTGTCCTGTTCGCTATTGAGTTCCTCGTATTTGTCTTTTTGGGTTCTGGTAGCGAGCAGCCGTGGAATAAGTCGGGAAGCCCCAAGGATCCCGAGGCCAAGGATGAAAAGACTCCGTTGAAGGAGCTCGCCCCCACCAAGCCCTAAATCGCTAATCTCGCTTGATTTCCCTGCCTAAATTACTCGAAGAAATGCTGCTTATTCAGATAACTTTTGGACGAAGCATGCACCACATGAAATGGTCGACACTGGACTGTAAATACCAAAATTACAATTATGCATTGTATGCCCTGAATAATGAACTCATGAAAAAGGAATTTCGAAATGGTCCCCATTAAGATCATATGGAAAACCCTCTTTAAGAGTTCTCCCTTTTGAGTGTgcaatgtaatttttaaatcgcTGTAACCCTATAGTTAGTAGCCGTACACCATTACGGATAAACACTTCAGCCCGCCTAATGTACTTAACACTCTTGATTTCAAAAGTTGTCTACAAATAAAGCGACGTCTTAGTGGATGCTTTGAGTTTTTCTATAGATTGGGAGGGGCAGGGAAAATTGGTTTCACCTTCAGTATTGATGGAAATGCCGGGTGAATGCCCGCACTTtcaatgtttgtttttatttttaacgcaAACAATATGAGCTTCCATTTACAATTCTACAGAACTCGAAATATTTATGGATGTGAATGATATGAACAAATCCACTGTTTATATATTCTATATGGCATTTTTTGAATTGTGGATGtcactaaaatgttacaacTTAAATTGAAAATCCCCACCTATGAAAAAAGCTTTATATCACTTAATTAAGTAagtatttaagtatttaacTAAGTGGTCAGTTATCAGATCATCTTTTAATTTGGTTTGGTAGAGATTCCTTTGAGAAAGTTACAATAGAACTacattaaaaattcataaaggACTTTACAAACTTTAAAAGCTTCATAAAAcctattttaatttactaaatATTGAAGATAAATtgggaaaataatttaagttcTTATCAACAAattggttattattttttgtcatTAATCTTCCCTTATCACtatttaaatttcgatttttgtgAGCGCCAAAAGCCCAGCGCTCCATCTATCGATAAGCCTGAAGAACCATATGATTTCATGTGATCAGCTTGCCGGTTTCAACGGAGTTTTCTTAAAATGTTGAAAGTCCGCAGCGTATTTCTGCTGCCGAGGAGGTGGAAGAGCGGCGCCAAGAAGCGCTGGAATGTCCTGCAGAACAAGAAGAACAACTGCGACCGGGCGTTGGATAACTTCGATGATTTCTACGGGAGTGTCTACGGCAGCCGGTGGAAGAACATGCGGGCGGCTCTCCTCACGCGGCACAAGTACGTTGCCATGGTCAACAACTTCGGGGACACGGAGCAGATCTGCAGCATGCTGGAGACCGATGGAGCCATCAACATGAAGTCCCTGATCAACCTGGCACAGGATCGCCTGAAGGACAGCGAGGAAACGATGCCGGAACAGGGGAAATCCCGTCATGAAATCGAGCGTAAACTGGATGCACTGCTGCGGAAGCAGCAAGAACGTGAAGTGGCCTCCATTTATCCGAGTTCCGGGGAGGATGGTTCATCCAGTCCACTGCCACTGGAACTGAAGTTTGACAACGTAGTAGAAAAACAGCCGGAGGAAGTCAGCAATCCCTTCAAACAGAGCTTGACAAAGGCGCTGGAGGAGGATGTTAAGCTGGACGAGCATCGCCTGGTGGATCCGCAGTTTGGCACAGGCGGACTCTACGAATACATGCCCGCCCACAGCATCAAGGGCATGGAGGATTGGGTGGCCGAGTCGGAGCACTACAAGTACTACCAGACGAGCGCCGATTTTCCACTCTCCATTGAACCGGAGTCATCGTTCCACTACCCCGAGCACCTCTCACTGTACACCTACGAAATGGGCAACTGCTCCGACTTCAGGGGGCCCAAGAAGTGCCTGACTGGAGTGCTTTCCCACTTCCTGATGGACGGAGCCTCCGCGTTGCCACCTCTCTTCCTGCAAGTGAAGCCTGGCGAGCGGGTGCTCGATGCCTGTGCCTCTCCAGGCGGCAAATCCCTGCTCCTGCTTCAAACCCTCCACCTGGACCAGCTCGTCTGCAATGACATTCAGGAATCCCGGCTGAATAAGCTGCGCAAAGTGATGCAGGAGTATTTGTTTGACTACAAGGAACGCTGGGCGGGCAAGCGGCTCATCTTCAACCAGAGCGATGCCCGCAATCTCGACCAGTACGAGCAGTTCGACAAGATCCTGGTGGACGTGCCGTGCACCACGGATCGCCACGTGCTCAACGAACAGGACAACAACATATTCAAGCCAACGCGCATTAAGGAGCGCCTGCGAATCCCTGAACTCCAGGCGGGCATCCTGGCCAACTGTCTGCGCCTGTTGCGACCGGGCGGAAGTTTGGTTTACTCCACCTGCTCGCTGTCGCCCATCCAAAACGATGGTGTAGTCCACATGGCACTGCAAAAGGTGTTCACGGAGTTCGGCATCACAGCCACCATCAAGGATCTGAGCCGGCACACGGCCCTCTTCAGCGATATTTTCAAGTTTGAGCACCCAAAGGGACTCAAGTATGGACAGATGGTGGTGCCCTACCTGCCGGCCAACTTTGGACCCATGTATTTCAGTAAAATAACCAGAAATGTGTGATTAACTAAGGGAAAAGGCTCAATAAAGAACGGTGAAGCTTTACAAACAGGTTATTTGTAATCTGGGGATTTATAAAATGATGAAATGaagatataaattaaataactcaTCTGAGAATGATGccacatattttataaatacccAAATGAATATCGCTTTAGAATTAAAAAGTACCTTTATATTTATCATACTGTTTCCTTTGGCAAACAGCTGGAACTACATTTGCTTGtcggttttctttttcttcttagCTTTAATGGGCAAAGGTCCTGGGTTCTTGAAAATTGTGCTGCAAAGAAGTAGCTATGATAAGTACAGGTTCTTATTGATTAAACTATCCAAACTTACTGGCAAGTGGTGCATATGGGACTGTATTTGCAGAAGACCGACAGGCAAACCGAGCAGACGTAGCCAATGTCGATGAGCTCACGATGGCAGAAGCAGGAGGCTCGATAGTCAACCTTGGGCGGCGGTGGCAGGACCAACTTGTGACGGATCTGCGGGGCGGGCAGGAAGACCCACAAGAGGTACTGCAGCAGGCCGTCCAGCTGGGTGACCTTAAGGAACTGGCCGGCGGTAATATCACAGCCTTGCTGGAGCAAACTGAGTGTCTTGTCCAGGGCGCAGGTATCGATCACAATGCCCAGTTTTTGGGCGGTAAAGAACACGTTCATGAAGGTCATGTACTGGGAGGCGCATTCATTGCTGCCTGTGAGGACCAGGATGCGGGAGTGCATCTTCACGCCAGGCGCCACACTCCTTTGGAGCTGTAAGAGTAGATTTCTGggtaaatattacatttaaaaggTCATCCTCTGGGGTTTCCTTACCCTGGATATGTAGCACAGCGCCATGGACATGCTGCCAGCCAGGAGACTCTCGCAAGGAGCACTGAGCCGTGGAGCATTCATCAGGATGCTGCCCAGCTGCTGTTTCACCGTCTTCTCCACGAGGCTAAAGGCTTCATATTGCCCATCTACCTGGCGCAATTCCACTTGTCTCCTGGGCAGAGGGTACaggaaatttctgaaaataagtGATGTTTAGAGAAAGTCCATATCTTGTAGATTTCCCACTCACGTGGCATGATGGGAGCAGGATAACACAGCCAGTTTGTTCTGGGCCTTTTGCATTAAATGCGCATTCCCGAAGGCAATCACCGCCTCCAGGATTTGGGTGAGGTTCTGCGGGTTCTGGCGAACGATGTGCTGCGAGGGATTCGTGTCCAGCACGATCACCAGGAGGTCGATGCATGACTCGGCTGTAATTCAGAgccattaacaattgttttcccctttttatttggctttTAAGACGCACCTTCCTTGCTAGCTGCTTGATCCGCTTCCATTTTCGCCGGCAATGTTATCTGTTATCGTTAGAAATGCGCAGCAATCGATATTTTCAGTAGGGTGACTCAAAAACATTTGATTTCGAACAGTGTTCAGTCTAAAAACCGGACTTTgtgaaatacaaattttcttaCAATTTGTtataagggggattccctaaactgttgaattgctgaattgttgaaaattcaacaaaaaatttcagcaattaagggaacgacccaaaatggttcctgttgaattttcaaacagctgttatttgttgaaaagtttcacggaacttaaagcatgtaaaatttgatttattattgctagtaactgtctaaaagtgttaccaaggtaaaaagaaccacaaatatgctttctaagttgattttaaaataaatattgcgtactggtgatactaaaatgttacagagttgccacgacttttaaaaaaaggtgacaactctggcttttcagcaattcaacaaaattttccgcagcctcgaggctgttgaattgctgaaatttctgaagtTCTGAaagaacagctgattaacagctgaccaaaattcaacaattcagcaattcaacagtttagggaatcccccttataTTTCGTAAATTGATTATCCGGAATAAATGATATTATAAgaaatctattttattttattaaagaagaaatacttatgaaaaatatatgttgtccattaattattttaaggagttgatttaatcatttaaaaacattacagaaattttagaaattatttatacttttaaataaaattcaagctcaaattaaaaaacaattaattttcaaatccCTTCCTTTGTTTCAACCGTAAACTCCCATCACCATCGATACCCTCGTTATCGTCATCGCTGCCACCTATCGTCTTATTTGCTGGGCGTTTCACCTATTTTTTTGGGGAAAGGAAACAAGAAGGCTCCACAAAGGACACGATGCTCGTTCTGGTACTCGGCGACCTGCACATTCCGCACCGGTGCAGCAGCCTGCCGGCCAAGTTCAAGAAGCTGCTGGTACCGGGCCGCATCCACCACATCCTGGCCACCGGCAACATCTGCACCAAGGAGTCCTACGACTACCTGAAGTCCCTGGCCAACGATGTGCACATAGTGCGCGGCGACTTCGACGAGAACCTGACGTATCCGGAGCAGAAGGTGGTGACGGTGGGCCAGTTCCGCATAGGCCTGTGCCACGGCCACCAGGTGGTTCCCCGCGGAGATCCCGAGGCTTTGGCCCTCATCCAACGGCAACTGGACGTGGATATCCTGATTACGGGGCACACGTACAAGTTCGAGGCCTACGAGCACGGGAACAAGTTCTACATCAATCCGGGCTCGGCAACGGGTGCCTTCAACCCGCTGGACACCAATGTGGTGCCCTCGTTCGTGCTGATGGACATCCAGAGCACCACGGTGGTCACCTACGTTTACCAGCTGATTGGCGACGAGGTCAAGGTGGAGCGGATCGAGTACAAGAAGATCTAGGGTCCTAGTATTAGCCACCAGCCAttcccaatccaatccaaaccAATCCCTGACCGCCTGAGCTTGGCTTTATTAAAGAAATTGTAAATGTACGTAGCAATAAATCAAGTTCTCATTTTTTTATCTGATAAAAAATgctgacattttatttaaatagaaaataaagttatgatcgaatgaaattttaaaaaatttttagatgaagatatttaattttaaaataatttccagCACCCCATTTAAACCACCAGCTTTTGGAATAATTCCCACATTTATCtggtaaaaaatgtttaaattttatttaaatagaatataAAAAGGGCTTAGATGAAGATGAAGATctttatgatatttaatttaaaagcttCCAAATAACCTGAAAATTCCCAGCATCTCATTTAAACCACCAGCTTTTGGAATAATTCCCACATTTAtctggtaaaaaaaattttaaaattttgtttaaatagtaTATAAAAATGAGATGAAGATctttatgatatttaatttaaaagcttGCAAATAACCTGAAAATTCCCAACATCCCATTTAAACCACCATCGTTTGCAATAACTCCCACATTTATctgataaaaaatgtttaaattttatttaaatagaatataAAAAAGAGTTACTTCTGATGATCGAGTAAAGAGTCTGCTTAAAAAGTTCGAATTTCGTGCTCAGTTGCATTACACACTCTCGATATAAATACATTGGGTTCGGTTTTGTGGCCATCGCTTTTCCatcgaaataaattatataaatactttCTTCATTAGCCAGGATAGCAATGTTTTGGCAACATTATCTCATCGTTACGAAAAGTTTGATCTAAAAATCTCTGAATTACGAAAACTTTGCGCTtaagtttaaatacaattatgaTTGCTGACTGGCTAATGCTTGCTGCTGATGATAGTTGGAAAAGCAACGGATTGGATCCCTTGGAAGCGAATCGCATTAGCCGAGGCTGTCGACGCAAACAGTCTTGAGGGTCTTGCCGGCAATGGTGGTCTTATACTGCTCCGGTAAAGCCAACTCGGTctggaaaaataatttcaataaattaataacagAAAACaagtagaaaatatttaagcttACATAATCGCCGGAGGCGTCGGGCAACAGGATGTTCATCTCCGAGGACTTGGAGTTGACAATCTCCACGCCCAGCGAGTCCTTGGACAGATACATCTGGCATCCGTCGGTCTTGTCGATCGACACCGTTGGCACCGAACCGAGCACCTGCATCTGGACGCTCTGGCAGTTGACAAACTCCACGGAGGCAACCACCGAGTCGAAGAGCAGCGAGCACTTCTTGCACGAATCGAACACAATGTTGTTCACCTTGCCTTTGACGGTCAGCGTGGAGCCCTCGCAGCGGAACACATAGACCACGTTGTTCATCTCGGCGTTCTCCACCAGCAGACCGGTGTTGTTTTTCTGGTACTCGATGATCCACTTCTTGCCGTCGCGCTCGAAAACGGGCGCcttggcagcggcagcggcaggaGCAGCAACGGCTTTGCTGCCACCCGCCGATTGGGCGGGCGACTTGAACGGAGCAGGTCCAGTGCGCAGCGAGGGATTCTTGTGGGTCTGCATCTCCCCGGTGACCTTCTTCAAACCTGTTgggtttttataaattagtaaatattaaagaagTTCCATGCCAGTTATGTACTTAGTAAGTAATCGattaatttaagaacttttataggttttatataaattcttCCAaatcgcgaattcttaagaacacTAAGGCACTATTGCCTATACTTGGCTCTAAAATTATTGattcttcaaaataaataacttaactaagaaacctaataatattttctatattgatttttcaaaaaccgcgaattcttaggaacaagagaATATGTTTTTGTGGATCATACATCGGTACCATTTGAAGACCACAAGAATTCGCCTGGGCGGAAAAAGTTGAAATCgtatcttttaattttaaatattataaaccaatAACCATCTTGACCTTAAGTATTCGCGACGGGTCGATGAGCTGTGAAAATTGTGATCATtgtcatatttaaaaatcattttttttctttggggaACCTTAAACCCGAACTGATCTACTTGAAAGCCATTtgacttgggtcgtttgggtttgggtatttgagtaaatgggtaaaatttaaccgaaatattttaaaaagacttgTCTTGAAATTTGGTTCGGGTACTCAAATAACCCATTTTGTATACCCATGCAGGGCTTTAGTACTTACCCTTGGTAATATCGGCGCCCTGGTTGATCTGGGCGAATAAGGCGCTGCGATCATCGCCGCCGTCCAGCTTGAGGGCACTGAGATCGAGCatcggtggtggtggcggcaGACCACCgggtggcggtggtggtggtgcaccACCGGCGGGGGCAGCTCCCTTGCCAGACCAAACCAGACCCGTGGTGTGGTACTGGCGGATGTAGGCCTGCAGTTCGGTCAGCGTCTGCACCCAGGCGCGTGCCCATTCCACATGCGTGACATCCTTCTCCTTCCACTCCTTCAGCACTCGGTTCGTGTAGAACTGGCCGGCGTCATTCATTTCCTTGACATACGGACCCGGGGTCTTCTCCACGCACACCCAACCCAAGGCGGGAATGCTCTCGCTGATGGCCGACAGGTGATTGAACAGCGCCGAGGAGCGGTGCTTCTCGCGGTAATCCTGAATAGCGCTGATCTGCGTCGAGGTTGGTTTCAGGAGCTCCGCCTGCTTGGGCTGCGCCGGCTGGGCAATCTGCGTGGCCAGCGTCACGTACTGCAGTTGGAAGCTATTAaaggaatttaattatttaattttgtataacaAAAGATGACTCATTTGGGATGACTCACCCAAAGGCGCTCTTCACGAGCTCCGCATGCTGGGCCACATCGCCGCCAATTTTGGCGGAGAGCGATAGATATTGGCTCAGCGGACCCGCCACAATATCCTCGAATCCGGCGACactcatgttgctgctgggcggcgaaggaggtggtggtggtgtttCTACTTTTTCGGCAACTGGAAGAGATTCCTCAACTTCTTCTTCAACTGGTGGAGGCGGGAGTGTGGGCGTGGGCAGTTCAATCGGTTGTGGCGCCGTTAGAGTCCGTTCCAATCGGTCGACGAGGGTCTCCAGTCGCTCGCAAATGCTCTCCAAGTGCTCGACAGCGGCCGTGGGCTTGGCTTCCGGCTCGTTATCTGAACCAGCATAAAGCGTAGAGAGAgcgaaaaattattatggtatttttaaaaattattccttactatttattaaacattcagTTTACAAAAGAAAGCGTGATTGACCCCCTAAATCGTGCACTTACAAAATCTGACGAAAAGGCGATAAAAACTGAAGCTTCTCGAGAAGAATCTCTCATCAAATGAGTTTGTGGATGATGATATACTGGTGCACTTAACACTTATCAATTAATGATGCAGAAAAGAGCTAGTCCCAACGAGTGAATGTAATAAACCACATGCAAAAACGGcacaagaataaaaaaaaatagagaaaataTCAAATGGAACCCTTTAACAAAGTTACTTGACTTGCTAAGTTCTTATAAGctattaaaaagattttagaACCGCTAGGCTCTCAAATCTTTCAAATAGCAAACGTAGTAATACCAAGCCAAGTACCCTTAACATCTGAGATCGAAAAGAACTAAAGAATCGGACTCTATCGAAGCTCGCATACCCCGCACGGCCACGCTGTGCTCGACGGCCGCGTGAGCAGCCCGCAGGAGCTCCGTGTAGAGGCGCTGGCGCTTCAGCTCCAGCTCGTCGCGTCCCACCGGCGTCACCGGTGGCTCGATGCAGCCGCTGGACATGGAACGAGGTCAGAGGAGGCGATATTCAAACAATGCAACTTGTAGAAAAGGTGCGATTGGGGTCAACCTGTTCTGGTTTCAACAAAACTTGATCGATTTCTGTGTTTTAACCAGGGGTCGgaaattgacacacatgttaaaaacatgaaaaattgtattttacagtgtgagcataatttttgacatgtgtgtcaaatacaaaagtgttaaaCATAAGCTCACTTATGTTTTTTACACtatgtgtttttaacacgacgtgttttttacacactgtgtttttaacacaaataaaaattacatttcactgACATTTCGagtcaaaaagaaaatgaaaaaccaataTGGGTCATGATCTCCTATATGTTAGTTTTAACCATAgctcgcaaataactgttgaccgattcgtgcggtccccaaataactgtttttctctgagactttgagcaaacaatcagagagcaaccgattgaattgttcgtacagaaattttgctcgcactcagctgacgagcagttttttcggctttcttttGCTCAGCTCGCTTACAGACGGATTGCTCCTGAACGAcgtttcaaaaagtcttttgcgcatgtgttaacgttaacgtgcttgggcgatattgctctccctttcactcgcacgtactttcaaagggaatacattgtatagttgtattagtgaaaagactttttgcgatgactttttcagtcaatcggtcttttaataagtctccctgtgcgagcgacattcgtatctctcattgaacgaggttcgtaacagagcgtctcacgaacagctcaacgtaaaaggctcaaccgaaaaccaaaacgaaaggaaacgaagtgtgctgcgcagagagagaacgaggggcatgctattttcggttgttctcgggagtagagcgtaaggaaaaaaacggttaacagttatttgcatgctttggttttaacaatttcactttatgtcaaaaactcattgtgttaaaaacacgctgcgtaaaaaacacgtcgtgttaataacaaaccgtgtaaataatacaaatgacatgtgtgtgttatttatgtttctaacatatgtaggattcaaatttttgtcatttaacatattaataacaaaagttttttacagtgtATGCTgttttccgaaccctggttTTAGCTTTGCAATTTAAGTTGTTGAGTACTTGAAACCAGAACAGATCCTTTAGAAAGTCAGCATACAGCTCATTGAGTCGCTCGTCGTCGAACCAGGAGGGCAATCCGTGGGCAAAGAACAGTGTCTCCGAGACGACATCCCCCTCGATGTACGGCGCACACATGCTCTCTCTTTTCGGCGGAGGCAGTGAGTCGGAGAACACCTCGTCGTCGTCCAGCAGGGAGCTCTGATTCTGGCTGGccagcaggagcagcggcAGTGGATCCGGCTCAATGATTTCCGCCCGGTTGCTGATGTTCACCTTCTTCTTGATTGACTGATGTGTGGAGTTGTGTCTGGACAGGCAGCTCTTGGTGGGCGGCGGTTGGGGAGGCGGTGTGGTGGGAGTAACTgcagccaccaccaccacttcgtccgcctcctccgcctcgcCGCTGGTCATCGAAGCTGGCGGTGCCGTGGATGTGGAAGAGTGCGTGGAGCGGGCCAATGCCTCCGTTTCTTTTGCAGCTGCaactggtggtggtggtgctgttgctggtggtgATTTATTAGCTGCTTCAGCCTGAGTCGGTTGGGCTGTGGAAGTGTGGCTTAAGATTACTCTACATGAAGCTTAAATTACACAGACGACGACCATCAAGGAAAGCGCCGATACTTAAGTTGATTACTTCGCTTCCTGGTTTCATTATGTTCATTTATCGCATTTAAAAAGCAGCATTTACTAAACTCATGATGTCATGGAcgttgtttattaaaaaaacaaaatattatgaaatggttttaatcaccaaaatattattttcaaggtctgaacaaattttatattatttttcatgcctaaaataaattgtttacctcgtaaaaatgaaaattgttggcgcaataattaaataaataaaaaaattctgaaaaatataGAAGGTAATCGTTTGGAGAACACTTTAACcttcaattaaatttctatATTTGTCAGCTAAACTGTGTAGTCTATGAATACATACACGTTGATCGATGTGCACGATTGTAAGGCACGACAAAAATATCTATAGTAAGATATGTCATTAGTTATTCCCCATTAATCAACTGCGTATCGACGCTTTGCCTTGATATTCTTCTAGTACAAAATTTACAGAAATAAACCCAAGAGAAAGCACAGTGAAGACAACTCAAAAGTGTAAAGAAAAGGGCTCTCAAAGCCACTTGAAGTAcatggtttaaaaaaataataaaaggtaGAAGTAATGGTCAGTTGCAGTTAAATTGCAGTTACAGAGGACCGGCCGGAAACGGCGATTCGTTCCGGAGAGCAAACAAAAGCCGAGACAGCTGTTGAGCTTAAGAACCGGAGGAGAGTACATGGGGTGGTGTACATAATACTTAGGGTTGCGTCAGTACCAGTGTTTGCCCGGGTGGTGCCTTCATCCGCTGGATTATCCGCTTCGATGGTCTGCTTTTCTGCTTTCTGGAGCTCCTCCTTCTGAATCTCCGGCTTTCCGTTCAGTTGGGAATCCCCCTTTTCGGTGACCTGCACTTCATCCTCCTCGTTCTTTTTATCCTTTTCCTTCTTGCCCGCCTTGGGATTCGATCGACAGCAGGAGAACATTTTTGCAGGCGGTACTCAACACTTTAAATACGAATCAAGCACATTATGTAATTTCCGTTTCCAAATTCCGTATTCCCCGTTTTGCTTAAGCGGCGGTCACAACATcaaatcagcagcagcagttcggGCTTTCAAAAGGATATAGCGGCCACTCCTTGCTCACTTAGCTAGATGTGTACATCCTTCGCCCCGAGAATATATTGGCACATTAAAATGAAGGCTCCACGAAATGCTACGGAGTCCGGACCTCCAACTGGGTCAAGTGACAGGACCAAATGACACACAAATGCGATTTACACACGGAGAACAGAGAACACACCCTAAACGAAGCGCACGCCCACGCACTCGGTTTTCGAATGAGATTCGTTTTTCGAACTCGAAAGTCCCTAACAGGACTCTGTTAAGTGCCGAGATTTAACCCCTCTGTTAAGTTGCCTTTTTTGGGCGGTTTTTTCGCGCTGCTTTTGACCATTTCAGGCCAGCCAACCGACTGGCAATGAAAATGTGTTTCATTAATAACCGCTTTTGGCCTGGCATTCAGGATTTTATGCAAGCTTCGATGATATCTTGCACATTTTGCAGCGCAGAGAAAGCTTCAAGTCGagctggaaaatggaaaaactcTCTGAGAGAGTTGCGCAGACATTGCATTGATTTCTGTTATACCCTCGCAATGGGTTTACTCTTTTTTACAGAAAGATAACTGAACCGATCCCACAGTTTTATTGGCTTTATAAAGCAGGAGAGGTCTATCAGTTAAAATTTACAACTAGAAGTTATCTATAGAtggtgtttaaaaatattccatggAAAATACTGGCTtgaaaaatctattttaaaagacataatttttaaatatttaaaaggtatttttgttgaattttaaaaagactaatTACATGAATTTTAGATAGTTGCTTCCaccaaaatttgaaaaatatttgaacttgACTGAAAACgatggtttttaaaaat
The genomic region above belongs to Drosophila takahashii strain IR98-3 E-12201 chromosome 2L, DtakHiC1v2, whole genome shotgun sequence and contains:
- the capt gene encoding adenylyl cyclase-associated protein 1 isoform X1; the encoded protein is MSVAGFEDIVAGPLSQYLSLSAKIGGDVAQHAELVKSAFGFQLQYVTLATQIAQPAQPKQAELLKPTSTQISAIQDYREKHRSSALFNHLSAISESIPALGWVCVEKTPGPYVKEMNDAGQFYTNRVLKEWKEKDVTHVEWARAWVQTLTELQAYIRQYHTTGLVWSGKGAAPAGGAPPPPPPGGLPPPPPMLDLSALKLDGGDDRSALFAQINQGADITKGLKKVTGEMQTHKNPSLRTGPAPFKSPAQSAGGSKAVAAPAAAAAKAPVFERDGKKWIIEYQKNNTGLLVENAEMNNVVYVFRCEGSTLTVKGKVNNIVFDSCKKCSLLFDSVVASVEFVNCQSVQMQVLGSVPTVSIDKTDGCQMYLSKDSLGVEIVNSKSSEMNILLPDASGDYTELALPEQYKTTIAGKTLKTVCVDSLG
- the capt gene encoding adenylyl cyclase-associated protein 1 isoform X2; its protein translation is MFSCCRSNPKAGKKEKDKKNEEDEVQVTEKGDSQLNGKPEIQKEELQKAEKQTIEADNPADEGTTRANTAQPTQAEAANKSPPATAPPPPVAAAKETEALARSTHSSTSTAPPASMTSGEAEEADEVVVVAAVTPTTPPPQPPPTKSCLSRHNSTHQSIKKKVNISNRAEIIEPDPLPLLLLASQNQSSLLDDDEVFSDSLPPPKRESMCAPYIEGDVVSETLFFAHGLPSWFDDERLNELGCIEPPVTPVGRDELELKRQRLYTELLRAAHAAVEHSVAVRDNEPEAKPTAAVEHLESICERLETLVDRLERTLTAPQPIELPTPTLPPPPVEEEVEESLPVAEKVETPPPPPSPPSSNMSVAGFEDIVAGPLSQYLSLSAKIGGDVAQHAELVKSAFGFQLQYVTLATQIAQPAQPKQAELLKPTSTQISAIQDYREKHRSSALFNHLSAISESIPALGWVCVEKTPGPYVKEMNDAGQFYTNRVLKEWKEKDVTHVEWARAWVQTLTELQAYIRQYHTTGLVWSGKGAAPAGGAPPPPPPGGLPPPPPMLDLSALKLDGGDDRSALFAQINQGADITKGLKKVTGEMQTHKNPSLRTGPAPFKSPAQSAGGSKAVAAPAAAAAKAPVFERDGKKWIIEYQKNNTGLLVENAEMNNVVYVFRCEGSTLTVKGKVNNIVFDSCKKCSLLFDSVVASVEFVNCQSVQMQVLGSVPTVSIDKTDGCQMYLSKDSLGVEIVNSKSSEMNILLPDASGDYTELALPEQYKTTIAGKTLKTVCVDSLG